The following proteins are co-located in the Gigantopelta aegis isolate Gae_Host chromosome 5, Gae_host_genome, whole genome shotgun sequence genome:
- the LOC121373249 gene encoding zinc finger protein 98-like, translating to MPKSVDRFVKRDASSKHCEHNPDVLVQKPFQCGMCLKCFSHNSHIKLNMMTHTGERPYKCEVCRKSFRRNDSLKQHMLVHTGVKNFKCDICAKHFSKTTNLKTHMLIHNGVKRFKCEVCAKYFSQNVNMKTHMLVHTGVSSLKCEVCSKCFSHSSILKQHMLVHTGVKSFNCEVCAKCFSQNSYLKRHMLIHTGVMPFKCEVCAKCFKNSSNLKSHMFMHTGNGPFKCEVCSKCFAHNSGLKQHMLVHTGFKYFNCEVCAKCFSSKGNLNRHMLIHTGTKNKTEWSD from the coding sequence ATGCCAAaaagtgttgatagatttgTCAAACGTGATGCTTCGTCAAAACATTGTGAACACAACCCTGATGTTTTGGTTCAGAAACCTTTCCAGTGTGGGATGTGCTTAAAGTGTTTCTCTCACAATAGTCATATTAAGCTAAATATGATGACACACACTGGTGAACGACCATATAAGTGTGAGGTTTGTAGAAAGAGTTTTCGTCGGAATGATTCCTTGAAACAGCATATGTTGGTTCACACTGGAGTgaagaatttcaaatgtgatatATGTGCAAAGcatttctctaagactacgaaCTTGAAAACTCATATGTTGATTCACAATGGCGTTAAACGTTTTAAATGCGAGGTGTGTGCAAAATATTTCTCTCAGAACGTCAACATGAAAACTCATATGCTCGTTCACACTGGAGTTAGTTCTCTCAAATGTGAGGtctgttcaaaatgtttctCTCACAGttctattttaaaacaacatatgcTGGTTCACACGGGTGTTAAGTCTTTTAATTGTgaggtatgtgcaaaatgtttctcacaaaATTCTTACTTGAAAAGACATATGTTGATTCACACTGGTGTTATGCCTTTTAAgtgtgaggtgtgtgcaaaatgtttcaaaaatagTTCCAACTTGAAAAGTCATATGTTCATGCACACTGGAAATGGGCCATTCAAATGTGAGGTGTGTTCAAAATGTTTCGCTCACAATTCTGGTTTAAAACAGCATATGCTGGTTCACACAGGTTTTAAGTATTTTAATtgtgaggtgtgtgcaaaatgtttctctaGCAAAGGAAACTTGAATCGgcatatgttgattcacacTGGCACGAAAAACAAAACTGAGTGGAGTGATTAA